One Rosa chinensis cultivar Old Blush chromosome 5, RchiOBHm-V2, whole genome shotgun sequence genomic region harbors:
- the LOC112164067 gene encoding dehydrodolichyl diphosphate synthase 2 yields the protein MLSLRWFPIPLQLSSHFSSVHSKPQLSVSSSLHNAAATATDSTSLKHEVEVEEFLNDGFAPVLEEEALPAGLRREAMPRHVAVIMDGNVRWARRRGLPSRSGHEAGARALRELVDLSRKWGIRVLTVFAFSCDNWVRPKMEVGFLMSLFEGVIKSEINSLAREGIRISVIGDSSKLPDSLQKLISEAEEKTKDNFRLQLIVAVNYSGKYDVVQACKSISQKVKDGLIQVEDINESVIEQELETNCTEFPYPDLLIRTSGELRVSNFMLWQLAYTELLFVPALWPDFGKAEFAEALISFQQRQRRYGRRDL from the exons ATGCTATCCCTGCGATGGTTCCCTATTCCACTCCAGCTCAGCTCTCACTTCAGCTCAGTCCATTCCAAACCCCAATTGAGTGTCTCCAGCTCACTCCACAACGCTGCCGCAACCGCAACGGATTCGACCTCGCTCAAGCACGAGGTCGAAGTCGAGGAGTTTCTGAATGACGGATTTGCCCCCGTCCTAGAAGAAGAGGCGTTGCCGGCGGGTCTGCGGCGGGAGGCGATGCCGAGGCACGTGGCGGTTATCATGGACGGGAACGTGAGGTGGGCCAGGCGGAGAGGGCTGCCGTCCCGGTCGGGTCACGAGGCGGGTGCCCGGGCGTTGAGGGAGCTCGTTGACTTGAGCCGGAAATGGGGGATTCGGGTTCTCACCGTCTTCGCGTTTTCGTGTGATAACTGGGTTCGCCCAAAG ATGGAGGTTGGTTTTTTGATGAGTTTGTTTGAGGGGGTGATCAAGTCAGAGATCAACAGTCTTGCAAG GGAAGGCATTCGAATATCAGTCATTGGGGATTCGTCAAAGCTCCCCGATTCTTTACAGAAACTGATAAGTGAAGCAGAGGAGAAAACAAAAGACAACTTTAGACTCCAACTTATTGTGGCAGTGAACTACAGTGGGAAATATGATGTAGTGCAAGCATGCAAAAGCATATCTCAGAAGGTAAAAGACGGCCTCATTCAAGTTGAAGATATCAATGAAAGCGTCATCGAGCAGGAACTGGAAACTAATTGTACTGAGTTTCCCTACCCTGATCTACTCATCCGAACCAGTGGCGAACTTAGAGTCAGTAACTTCATGTTATGGCAGTTGGCCTACACAGAACTTTTATTCGTACCAGCTCTTTGGCCTGATTTTGGGAAGGCCGAGTTTGCGGAGGCCTTGATTTCATTTCAGCAAAGGCAGAGACGTTATGGTAGACGAGATTTATAG
- the LOC121048799 gene encoding uncharacterized protein LOC121048799, which produces MMPRATCYYSYCCSTRGMPVLHSTPLVALFHSQLSNQNKSRQTQPRVSNVEHALKVFDEMLHSRPLPAAIRFTQILTQLARLKHYSVVISLNREMSLLGIASNVYTLTIIINCYCHLNQMGYALSVLGQFFKSGLQPDVATFTTLIHGFVLQNRMADAARLFSKMVGRGHCQPNVVTFNTLIKGFCVMGNNSAAIQLLGKMEERGCKPDIVSYNTVIDSHCKDTLVDEALNLFTEMITRGIAPDVVTYTSLIQGVCNIGQWKEATRLLNEMVCQGIFPNVCTFSILVDALCKEGMVAEAKIVVDMMIQRHIEPDAITYSSLMDGYCLRGEMDEAKQVFDLMVSKGSMVNVRCCNILINGYCKGKKIHEAKKVFDEMHIMGLVPNTITYNTLIDGFCKAGRLQEAEYNQQLPKAIELLREMKDKKLELNIVVYTIIIEGLLKAGKIESAIEVFSGLSSNVVQPDVWTYSIMIKGLCNGGLLVEAEQLFREMGEKGCSADGGTYNTIIRGFINNNEASRAMGLVQEMVERGFSADASTVELIVNLLSKDRLSSHFSSVHSKPQLSVSSSLHNAAATATDSTSLKHEVEVEEFLNDGFAPVLEEEALPAGLRREAMPRHVAVIMDGNVRWARRRGLPSRSGHEAGARALRELVDLSRKWGIRVLTVFAFSCDNWVRPKMEVGFLMSLFEGVIKSEINSLAREGIRISVIGDSSKLPDSLQKLISEAEEKTKDNFRLQLIVAVNYSGKYDVVQACKSISQKVKDGLIQVEDINESVIEQELETNCTEFPYPDLLIRTSGELRVSNFMLWQLAYTELLFVPALWPDFGKAEFAEALISFQQRQRRYEMPKIIPTCASSYSRCRTRGMPFLHSTPPLVALFHSQSPKPTKSREIQLGKPRVSNVEDALKVFNEMLHSRPLPSVVRFTQILAQLAKLKHYSSVLSLNRQMGLIGIASDTYTLTIVINCYCHLNQMGCSLSVLGQFFKSGLQPNVPTFNTLINGFVLQNRVADAARLFSKMVGGGHCQPDVFTFNTLIKGFCRIGNNSAAIQLLGKMEERGCEPDIFTFNTIIDNHCKDTLVDQALDLFTEMIGRGIAPDVVTYNSLIQGVCKLGQWKEATRLLSEMVSQGIFPDVFTFNVLVDALCKEGMVVEAKSVVEMMIQRGIEPNTITYGSLMDGYCLQGEMDKAKQVFDLTVSKGSMVNVQCCNILINGYCKGKKIGKAYLIFKEMRHMKLVPDTITYTTLIDGFCKVGRIQEAEKLFSQMQGCGQHPNIQTYAVLLDALCSNQQLSKAIELLRGMKDKKLELNIVIYSIIIEGLCKAGKMDSAIEVFSGLSLKGVQPNVRTYNIMIHGFCKAGLLNEADKLLREMGEKGCSPDGWTYNIIIRGLLNNNDASRAMRLIQEMVESGFSADASTMELIAGLLSKDIVDPALLPLLNKTL; this is translated from the exons GTCATCTCTTTGAATAGAGAAATGAGTCTGCTAGGAATCGCTTCTAATGTTTATACTCTAACCATTATCATCAATTGCTACTGTCATTTGAACCAAATGGGGTATGCCCTGTCTGTCTTGGGCCAATTCTTCAAATCGGGACTTCAACCAGATGTTGCAACCTTCACCACTCTAATCCACGGCTTTGTTCTCCAAAATAGAATGGCTGACGCAGCAAGACTTTTCAGCAAAATGGTGGGGCGAGGTCATTGTCAGCCCAATGTGGTTACTTTCAACACACTAATAAAGGGCTTTTGCGTGATGGGAAACAACAGTGCAGCTATTCAGTTACTTGGGAAGATGGAAGAAAGAGGATGCAAGCCTGACATAGTTTCCTATAACACCGTCATCGACAGTCACTGTAAGGATACACTAGTTGATGAAGCATTGAACCTTTTCACAGAAATGATTACCAGAGGTATTGCTCCAGACGTTGTTACTTACACCTCTTTGATTCAAGGAGTCTGCAATATAGGCCAGTGGAAAGAAGCTACAAGGTTGTTGAATGAAATGGTGTGTCAAGGTATCTTTCCGAATGTATGCACCTTCAGTATCTTGGTTGATGCACTGTGCAAGGAGGGGATGGTCGCGGAAGCCAAAATTGTGGTTGACATGATGATTCAAAGACATATTGAACCTGACGCGATTACATACAGTTCCCTTATGGATGGTTACTGCTTGCGAGGAGAAATGGACGAGGCAAAACAAGTTTTTGATCTAATGGTTAGCAAGGGATCCATGGTTAATGTTCGATGTTGTAACATATTGATCAACGGATATTGCAAGGGTAAAAAGATCCATGAGGCTAAAAAAGTTTTCGATGAAATGCATATTATGGGACTTGTTCCCAATACCATTACTTATAACACTCTTATTGATGGTTTTTGTAAAGCGGGAAGACTACAAGAAGCAGAATA CAACCAACAACTTCCTAAGGCAATAGAATTGCTTAGAGAGATGAAAGATAAGAAGTTGGAACTAAATATTGTAGTTTACACTATCATCATTGAAGGATTGTTGAAAGCTGGGAAAATTGAATCTGCAATAGAGGTCTTCTCTGGTTTGTCATCAAATGTTGTTCAGCCTGATGTATGGACATACAGTATAATGATTAAGGGACTTTGTAATGGTGGCCTCTTAGTTGAAGCAGAACAGTTGTTTAGAGAAATGGGAGAGAAAGGCTGTTCTGCTGATGGCGGTACCTATAACACAATTATCCGGGGGTTTATCAATAATAATGAGGCATCAAGGGCTATGGGACTTGTTCAAGAAATGGTTGAGAGGGGTTTCTCTGCAGATGCATCAACTGTGGAATTGATAGTTAATTTATTGTCCAAGGATAGA CTCAGCTCTCACTTCAGCTCAGTCCATTCCAAACCCCAATTGAGTGTCTCCAGCTCACTCCACAACGCTGCCGCAACCGCAACGGATTCGACCTCGCTCAAGCACGAGGTCGAAGTCGAGGAGTTTCTGAATGACGGATTTGCCCCCGTCCTAGAAGAAGAGGCGTTGCCGGCGGGTCTGCGGCGGGAGGCGATGCCGAGGCACGTGGCGGTTATCATGGACGGGAACGTGAGGTGGGCCAGGCGGAGAGGGCTGCCGTCCCGGTCGGGTCACGAGGCGGGTGCCCGGGCGTTGAGGGAGCTCGTTGACTTGAGCCGGAAATGGGGGATTCGGGTTCTCACCGTCTTCGCGTTTTCGTGTGATAACTGGGTTCGCCCAAAG ATGGAGGTTGGTTTTTTGATGAGTTTGTTTGAGGGGGTGATCAAGTCAGAGATCAACAGTCTTGCAAG GGAAGGCATTCGAATATCAGTCATTGGGGATTCGTCAAAGCTCCCCGATTCTTTACAGAAACTGATAAGTGAAGCAGAGGAGAAAACAAAAGACAACTTTAGACTCCAACTTATTGTGGCAGTGAACTACAGTGGGAAATATGATGTAGTGCAAGCATGCAAAAGCATATCTCAGAAGGTAAAAGACGGCCTCATTCAAGTTGAAGATATCAATGAAAGCGTCATCGAGCAGGAACTGGAAACTAATTGTACTGAGTTTCCCTACCCTGATCTACTCATCCGAACCAGTGGCGAACTTAGAGTCAGTAACTTCATGTTATGGCAGTTGGCCTACACAGAACTTTTATTCGTACCAGCTCTTTGGCCTGATTTTGGGAAGGCCGAGTTTGCGGAGGCCTTGATTTCATTTCAGCAAAGGCAGAGACGTTATG AGATGCCGAAGATTATTCCGACATGTGCCTCTTCTTATTCTCGTTGCAGAACAAGAGGTATGCCTTTTCTTCACTCTACTCCTCCTCTTGTTGCTTTGTTTCATTCTCAATCCCCAAAGCCAACCAAATCTAGAGAAATCCAGCTAGGAAAGCCCAGAGTGAGTAATGTTGAAGATGCCCTGAAGGTGTTCAATGAAATGCTTCACTCGCGTCCTCTGCCTTCTGTTGTCCGTTTCACTCAGATCTTGGCTCAACTTGCCAAACTGAAACACTATTCATCAGTCCTCTCTTTGAATAGACAAATGGGTCTCATCGGAATTGCTTCTGATACTTATACTCTAACCATTGTCATCAATTGCTATTGCCATTTGAATCAAATGGGGTGTAGTTTGTCTGTCTTGGGCCAATTCTTCAAATCGGGTCTTCAACCAAATGTTCCAACCTTCAACACTCTGATCAACGGTTTTGTTCTCCAAAATAGAGTGGCTGACGCAGCAAGACTTTTCAGCAAAATGGTGGGGGGAGGTCATTGTCAGCCCGATGTGTTTACTTTCAACACACTAATAAAGGGCTTTTGCAGGATTGGAAACAACAGTGCAGCTATTCAGTTACTTGGGAAGATGGAAGAGAGAGGATGCGAGCCTGACATATTTACCTTTAACACCATTATCGACAATCATTGTAAGGATACACTAGTTGATCAAGCATTGGACCTCTTCACAGAAATGATTGGTAGAGGTATTGCTCCAGACGTTGTCACTTACAACTCTTTGATTCAAGGAGTCTGCAAACTAGGCCAGTGGAAAGAAGCTACAAGGTTGTTGAGTGAAATGGTGAGTCAAGGTATATTTCCAGATGTCTTCACCTTTAATGTCTTGGTTGACGCACTTTGTAAGGAGGGGATGGTCGTGGAAGCCAAAAGTGTGGTTGAGATGATGATTCAAAGAGGAATTGAACCTAACACGATTACATATGGTTCCCTCATGGACGGTTACTGTTTGCAAGGAGAGATGGACAAGGCGAAACAAGTTTTTGATCTAACGGTTAGCAAGGGCTCCATGGTTAATGTTCAGTGTTGTAACATATTGATAAACGGATATTGCAAGGGTAAAAAGATCGGTAAGGCTTACTTGATTTTCAAGGAAATGCGTCATATGAAACTTGTTCCTGATACCATTACTTATACTACTCTTATTGATGGTTTTTGTAAAGTGGGGAGAATACAAGAAGCAGAAAAGCTGTTCTCTCAGATGCAAGGTTGTGGCCAACATCCAAATATTCAAACTTATGCTGTTTTACTTGATGCCCTATGTAGCAACCAGCAACTTTCTAAGGCAATAGAATTGCTTAGAGGGATGAAGGACAAGAAGCTGGAACTGAATATTGTAATTTACAGTATTATTATTGAAGGTTTGTGCAAAGCTGGGAAAATGGATTCCGCCATAGAGGTCTTCTCTGGTTTGTCATTGAAAGGAGTACAACCTAATGTGAGGACATACAATATAATGATTCATGGATTTTGTAAAGCGGGCTTATTAAATGAGGCAGATAAGTTGCTGAGAGAAATGGGAGAGAAAGGCTGCTCTCCAGATGGTTGGACCTATAACATCATTATCCGAGGGTTGTTAAATAACAATGACGCATCAAGGGCTATGAGACTTATTCAAGAAATGGTAGAGTCAGGTTTCTCTGCAGATGCATCGACTATGGAATTGATAGCTGGTTTATTGTCTAAAGATATAGTAGATCCAGCTTTGTTGCCATTGTTAAACAAAACATTATAA